A region from the Colwellia sp. PAMC 21821 genome encodes:
- the rrtA gene encoding rhombosortase, which yields MLQLKTFPTQKVHSLGPLIVFALALLAFIFDAQTADFLIYDRSLIISGEYWRVISGHFFHSNSNHFLLNAAAVTLLWALHGQHYNYQNYLIVFITSAIVCSLGIYWFAINIERYVGLSGVLHGFFVWGALMDIKHKEKTGYLLLIGVIAKIVHEQIYGASADVELLIGASVATDAHLYGAIGGLLAYFGFYLSDKNKINKASA from the coding sequence ATGCTGCAATTAAAAACGTTCCCGACACAAAAAGTGCATAGCCTAGGTCCTTTAATCGTATTCGCCCTTGCATTGCTCGCCTTTATTTTTGATGCTCAAACTGCTGACTTTCTGATTTATGATCGTAGTTTAATAATATCAGGGGAATATTGGCGGGTAATATCAGGCCATTTTTTTCACTCTAATAGCAATCACTTTTTACTTAATGCTGCCGCTGTAACACTTCTTTGGGCGCTACATGGCCAGCACTATAACTATCAAAATTATCTAATAGTATTCATAACCAGTGCCATCGTTTGCAGCCTCGGTATTTATTGGTTTGCTATAAACATTGAACGCTATGTTGGACTGTCAGGTGTTTTACATGGCTTTTTTGTTTGGGGGGCATTAATGGATATTAAGCATAAAGAAAAAACCGGTTATTTGCTGCTGATTGGTGTTATTGCAAAAATTGTTCATGAGCAAATTTACGGAGCTAGCGCCGATGTAGAATTACTGATTGGCGCAAGTGTTGCCACCGATGCACATCTTTATGGCGCTATCGGTGGTTTGTTGGCTTATTTTGGTTTTTATCTGAGCGACAAGAATAAGATTAACAAAGCTAGTGCTTAG